Within the Miscanthus floridulus cultivar M001 chromosome 2, ASM1932011v1, whole genome shotgun sequence genome, the region tatcccaaaggagctagatttgaattaattggctattccgattcaggactatgccggttgcaaagttgatagaaagagcacattcggagggtgccatttgcttggtagatcacttgtgtcttgatcctccaagaagcaaaatagtgtggctttgtccaccgccgaagcggaatacattgccgcggatgcttattgtgcacaaatactttacatgaaacaaactttgctagactatggtgtagttctagataaagtacctcttttatgcgacaatgaaagtgcggtaaaacttgtaaataatccagttcaacactctcgcaccaagcacatagatatccgccattattttcttagagatcatgttgctaaaaatgatatatcactagaaggtgtaaggaccgaggatcaattggcggatatctttactaaaccgctagatgaggcaacattttgtagattgcggaatgaactaaatgtgcttgattttagtaacttcactaaaaattgagcttgtgttgtcccttgcattgcattgtaatatacgacATGTTTAaagctttataatgcatatagagcttgtctaacatggttaagataaccgccgaaaagcatgtgaagaagcttaaccttggatcaaacttgacaagcaactagatttacattcaagtattgcatatgcatgaatgttgttttgttgtttatcTTAAATTGTCCTCTTATTAcctaatttcttaaaaagaattatagcctaaggcaaaatattttgaaaaacttgagggtttgagagaggtcactcacatcagtcacaattggtgtttatttggatcttattggagttgggacttgattgggaataggcagcatgaaggactttgaagatttgctgaaggagtgaccggacgctgcatcggactctgatgtccagcgtccgatcagttcacaagaggtgaacctgctgccgaaggagtgaccggacgctgaaacagtgtttttccagCGTCCTGTCAGAAGGAGCTTTAGCATCcggtcgatgatgaagacgtcaaggctaggtgaccaaactctggctacgtccggtcggtgtccaccggacacgtccggtcatgattcccaaggatttggacctctctggaatcgaccggacgctgggtggtagcgtccggtcgctaccaccggagcgtccggtcagtagaaaacgtgcggcATCAGATCTCTTTTCCCGTTTCCTCCTCTGATTCGGGGGGCCACCTTATTTAATCCAACTGCCGGCGTTGACCTAATCCTATTCTTCTTCCATGCTGCGCTGACTTcgcccgcgcgccgccgccgctagccCTGCGTGCCATCGCTTCTCCCGCACGCCTTCCTACCAAGCTGCTGCACCGAGCGCCGCTCGCAGCTCCACGTGCCATCACAGCCCTCGCACACGCCGCCGCTTGCCCacgcgccgccgccacctccctgTTGCCCGCGCGACACCGTCGCTCGCCCACGCGCCGCCTGTCTCGCATCGAAGCATGACTGCGCCAGTGCAGCTCCTCCACCCCCGAGCCCTACCTAGCCACCCTAGCTCTGGCTGCATTGACTGCACCGCCACCTGTGCCTCCACAGCAGTCGAGCCCTACTCCAGTGCCAACGTCTATGCCGTGCCCTAGCTCTGCATTGATCCAGCCCCTGCTTCTGCACAGCGCCGGTAAGACCCTGCCGTCGTGCCCTAGCATCCATATCGCGACTTCGCTGTGACCTTGCTATTCATCAAGCCAGTCGTTTCACTGCTCACCGTGATTTCAATCTCATTCAGGGCCGTCGATTCACTGTTCAtcacaaccctaaccctagatttgGTGGTTCCCCGCATATCGCTTATCTTTTCATCAGATCACCGGTTGGTCATGTAGAAAGCCCATcgtttcaatttcatatctaaattgcttgcttcctagggtttcgcatctattagatacattgtatttatctgtatatcctatctattccatcgtgcagcgagtcggtgccgttgagattgtgtggtagttgtcagttaactcggggccaagctcgcgagtaaggatcgaggccaagcctcgaaagtgtcagcgaCAGTTGATCTTCGACAGAGGCAGTTGTTTCTTTGTCAGGGGTAGTTGATTCTTCTTTGATTCATAAGATGGCTCGCatgaagaatgccggaggtggtcccgatgatgaggattggaggcccccgcctcgccagcctgtagaTCCTAAAGGTAAGGCAACGAAGAAGCTAGCAACCCAGAAGCGCAAATATCCAGATGCAGAGacagcaagagcagcagcagttacAGAGGCCGCAgagtgtgccgagagaggaggtgcatgCAGTGGAGTTGTTATTACAGATCCGCTTTCACTAGAGGCGATGGCTTCACTTCAGCatgttgagcgtcttcatggtggtctagctaggaccctcatgattggaggacgatgagttgccattgacgaggtttagcctcagggggagccacagcagcagccttaGCCAGCTCAGCAGACACAGGAGGCATAGCCGTCACAGTAGAcccaggagggtgagcaggtccagcaggccaaggagacagaggcGGCACCACAGCCACAGTTACGCTGCTCTGGTCATACTCATGTCCCAATTTCACCGAGGCCAGCCACTCAGCataggggttctcgtccaccacctcgaccacagggtcctcctccagtgacccatcttgacctgagggccgccatggctaagcaggtgcaacagctgtggtttgttgactttgaggtatggtttccacccaggagggatgagagagcatcagagggattctatacacccctgcaggaggacttctacaatgcctatctgaacagtggagcagtcttcagaccACAGAGAgtatgcaacatagagtctattgttgcagcagctggagagcacattcgcccctaccttgcatatcttccgggctgacagatctgattggacggactggattatatgttccatcttgggttcggcagttctatgcttctctctttattgacccacaccataactttattcactttgcattcggtGGGAGAGACTATCGATTGACGAGCACCAGGGCcagggagattcttaggcttcaggagcagccagtcaggctccatgaggtatgctatggatagactgcaccccccagacgtcctcatggtggcatggtaccccctacagacttggtACGTCACTACTTtacagagccttttggcgagggtttgaggaggaaccccagtgatctcacgcctACTGCTCGTGTGCTTGACgctgttatgaggaggactttactcccgaggatgggatacagagagggattgactcggattcagctttggctcctcaactctctgatgcagcagatagtctttgatatctgggatctccttctgtcagagatggaggacacaatagctgagggcttcagaggtcacaggcagctaccctatgctcactgggtcaCTTTTCTTATCCATAGAGCTGTGTCAGTTAAGTCgcctgagatgattgctgagtactgtggtgccactacagagttcccttcTTATAACCTGTCTCAGATGATCAGACACAGTACACCACAGGCACTGAGTCAGCCACgccatcgtccagaggtgccagagactgcagcccagtaggatgatatcatcaggggtattgtagctacagaggaggaggagcttgcttagcaggaggggttggtcactagcgagcctagtgacagttctgatgatggttaccagcccattccacagatgcctccctgacgacatgatgctgaggccggtagctccagttcagtgCCACCTACCCCGTAGACTGACCCCACTCTTCTGGCtatacttgagcgaatgaggcaggaccaggccagataggctcaggagacagctgctacacttgcacagttccagactcggcaggatgagttccagcgccaGTAGCTAGTCATTCAGCAGCAGACACATGCACTACATCAgtagtagcaggccatgcattagcagcagctcctcatgcagcagcagcttcttggatttatgcagcatgtagtgacagctattggggctccaccgccacagcctacgCCCCAaattggtcagcctgccaccacttccacgactccagcgttacagcctagtgggctttagagtcagggatagccaccagcatagtatgcttcactgacagagcaggtgtcctagtggtttgctacgttagtgccagccccgcagttcacaccattttgtatgggcttcacaccggctaagACGTCATTGCTGCTAGAGCCAGAGACCatagtgtccaggagccttggtgcttccttcagtgagttgacagggcagcccactccaccatacctgcatgttccaggaccttctatggctgcacctatcacaaCGACGACAGAGACGCTTCCCTCTTCAGTGGCACCATCTGAGCCagctgcttcagttataccaTCTCAGCCTCcagcagcaccagttcctgatccgacccagatTGCTTCAGCCTCACTTCCAGCTTCAGAGGGTCAGATAgcccagagctcaggatcagacgatgatggcacctagttccaccttgctcctcgtacctcagcgcccggctcgtccattgcagccccgccgaccgacccgtaggttttggtgtttgatgccaaagggggagagggttcgagtatgttaggcttagggggagcttagtattatattagcttatatatttacatttggagtttttatgtgtgagatatattatgcatacatgtttactatatttatgtgacagtgatatctacgtgattgtgatatatgacttgtgtgctctctactttgaattctttatatgtcatatcacctgtgttttgctcatttgcctttgcttccgcgttttactccgatgcaaatgagctttattacttgtacgcatacttatttcatatcttttgagtacatcatgttggcttggatcacataagcttgtctaacacctttgttcttattgcctaaagcttatatgaaccaagcatgttaaaaacctcatctctttcacatactcgaggtagtattgtcatcaatcaccaaaaagggggagattgaaagcatctaggccccttgttgggtttcggtgattaatgacaatacatgattactgtgactaacgtgtgttttgcagaaacaattgagttaggtcacggtaatggagatcgattgggcaatcatggttgtcatgcccctacgatggaaatcatttcggttttcaaaggatggacgacaaggttaaggatggactagttctaagtgtcaattggagttggagagacacttagagtagtttaggactttgtttttcctttagccgtactattaaggggggtatgaatgggtagcttgacctaggtgagtctagtgagttaggtgtggtgcacacttgttaaaactagcactaggtagctccacaacagccctatgatccaatggagcaaacttcattcacatatgttcgagagttggaagtgaatggagggtcaaatactgaccggacgctggctttggtgtgaccagacgctggctcagagtccagtcagttcatttgaccaaggtgaaagcgtctggaagtgaccggatgctgctaggtcatggtaccggacgctgagggccagcgtccggtcgactccagtaaggttccagagaggaaaaatcacgaccgaacgcgcccggtcagtgctgaccggacgctggccagcgtctggtcacactgtaaacactggagttcggggtatactgatcggagcgtccggtcaacatgactggagcgtccggtcaccccgcagaggcacataacggttcgtttttcagccggtgttataaataccacctccactcgtgtgtgggggtacttttgctcattccaacagctgagaaacaccttagagagtgccaagaagagaaaggtcctagtgaggtaattgagatttgagaatctaaaagagaggcctcattagtgaagatcaagagtagcaaagtgtgcatccaccttctcattaggcttgtcgtggtcaagtgagagttcatgcttgttactcttggtgatcgccatcacctagacggcttggtggtgatagggagtttggtgatcacccggcggagcttgtgggtgacccaactcaagttgtgagcggttgtgggtgattcaccgcgacagagtgtcgaagaatcaacccatagagagcacttgatccttgctcggatcaagggggagctacacccttgcgtgggtgctccaacgaggactagtggggcgTGGCGattctccaatacctcggcaaaacatcgccgcgttccttcccctctatttattttgagcatttactttgagcaattcatttcatgtatttacattcttagaattgccatgctagagtgggattggaacttaggttgcaagtcttttgtgcggtagaacaattaggaacactttctaggcacaaggggttaattgggctaaccataggatttaattattgcaaagaaatttagaattaacccaattcaaccccccctcttgggcatcttgatcctttcatatatATTGCAATAGCTTAGCTTATTTTTAGAGGAGGCAGCCATAAGCATCACCGTCTCTGTAAATGCCCTTTGACATTTTCAAATGAGCTGCCTAAATAGGCCACCTTTGGAAAGCCTTGTCCAGATGGCCCAAGAGCCCCGGCCTTAAAAGGCCAATGAGAATGCGtctctctccttcttctcttgcagtcctccacctccctccctccctccctaccCCTACCCCCCGTCTCTCTCATCTAAGAGCTTTTCCTCCACCCGAGAGAGCCATGCACGTGTGAACAAGGAGTAGCATAGAGCGACGGGCGGAAGTAGATGCCATGGTAGAGTCGGTGACCCCGCCCCCCCAAGAGAGGCATGGGGTGAACAAGGAGCAACATAAAGCGGCAAGGCAGGCAGCACCAGCGTCGACGACGCGTGGCGCCATCGGATCTAGTGGGGTGTGGGCATGAGGTGGCATGGGCGAAGTTCTAACGTGGGCGGCCTCTGTGGCCACAATGACAATCTCCACAACGGCGAGGGCAGCATCCACAAAGGGATGGGTGGGCCACAAACGAGATGTGGCGGTGGACTCCACGACGGTGGCGGGTAGCGGCGTGCTCAACGATAGCTAGCGGTAGGGTTGtgccatttttatatttttttaatggATTAGCTCAGACGGGCCTATGTAGTTTTCTACTAACACAGTCCCTGCAGCAGAGGTGGGTGCGGAGACCACCTCAGGGAAATGTGTTCCCACATGACGCTAAAAAGATTCAATGTAGTAGTGTTTGTGAGGTCACCTAGCGATTTGCGACTCGGAGATTTATTAAATGACCAACAATTGTTCCAATACGTCGTATCATTGCTTGATGCATCTTGGAATCGGACTCTATTCCATCGCTAAACTTGTGTTATTTTAACTTATATGAGCACGAATCATGAATCTAGGTCACGTATGAATACGGGACATGAAGGGCGTGAGAATATTGTGGGAAGTAAAAAAAATGATGGAAGTATCATTTCTATCTTTAATATAGATATATATAGACGTAAAAATGGAGGAATATTGAACTAAATTTTCTGAGAGAGTACAGACGCAAGCTCACGTAAACACACCGAACACTGTCTAGCATCCTCTTATCTTAATTGAAGAGCAAACAAAAACAACCTAGCAATAGGACTAAAGTTCCATTAGATCTCATGATCTAACGGAAATACTGAGATCTAGCTAGGAACAAACGTGTTAAGTGATGTCCAAAGAAAATGAAAATATCTAACGGCCGACAACCCGCCTCCGACCTTTAATTAACCAATTTGATGTGGCGCCATTGTTGGATCTAACGGCCGACAACCCGCCTCCGACCTTTAATTAACCAATTTGATGTGGCGCCATTGTTGGGTTGGGGTGCTTCTTGGACCCAGCATATGGGTTTGGTGTAGTTGGCTGACATTTAAGAAACATCCAAGAAAGGGCCGGGGCTGCTGGAACGATGAAGTTgaagggtgtgtgtgtgtgtgtgtgtgtgtgtgtgtatatatatatatatatatatatatatatatatatatatatatatatatatatatatatatataggtattcTCTGATTTGGAGAAGCCCTTTGCAAATTGTGTTTCTTTGGATAAAAAAGTCACTGCATCAGCGAATGATGAGTTCGGACTTCAGACTACAACGCGTGCATGCGTGCGTGCTGCGCTAATTGAGTTCAGACACCCGGTGCCTCGAAGGTATATGCGCTCATTCATACGGACACGGTACAAATTGAACACGCATATCCTACAATATTTTCTCACATATTACCCAGGAACAACGCAACCTAGAtaaaggctagcaaccacgtccCCCTGGACGATTTGCCTAGCTAGTCACTGAAATTTTGCATTCTCTTGTCACTGTGCTTTTCTAGTTAACCTCAGTAGCTATTTGCATTCTTGAGGTTTTTTTAAGCACATTACGCATGCAGAAGCTAAGTATTTTCGAGTGACTGAGCTAGCAAATTTTAAAAATAGAGCCAATAGTTAAAAAATAGATTCAAAAAATATTAATACTCGCATTAATTAAGTCGATGACTTAAACTCAAATAGACATATTTCTGCGtattaaaaaaaactaacaaagCAACCAATGCCCAATTTGCAATTACATTTCAAGTAAGTATTATGTGTATTGCCAAAGTCTGGTTTGTCAGAGCCTCCAATCATGTGccctgtttctttttttttctttttcttaaaattTGATCATGTGCCCTGTTTTGGATTCCCCCAAGAAGAAAGCACATGGCACCAGCATGCACATCACATAGGGGTTGCACACTGCAGGCTTATAGCAAAATAATTAAGCAGCTTTCGATACATCTTGCTGATCGTATCGATCCAAAATGGCGCTCCCGGCCGGTGTTTTAATTTGCTTCTTTGTTAAGCTGTACGTATGATAAAGACATTGATAGGACGTACGGAGTATACTACCGTGATATAGCACGAAGCTATCGAAAGAAACAGGAAAATCTCGTGTCACGCGGACACACCGATAAGCGATGACCCAAGTCGGTCGCCATCCTACCTTGTCCCGTTCCTGACAGAACCAATATTTCACCTTGAATGTAACTTTAGGCATCGTTCGGTTCCCTGGGAACGATTTCCATCGGGAATGGTTCTTAGGGAATAGTTTACTAACTCGTATAACTTTGATCAAACCGGAAGCATAGCCTTACTTGGCCGCCAATATATGAGGCTATGTGCCAAATTCTCTACCAATGTACCCGAGCCAAGTTCAAAATGTTGTGGATATATGTTGCATGCTGCATAGGATGACTTCAGTTTTGTTTTCTTTGGAGGGTTGGGGGGTTGGGGGGTGGGGGTTAACGATGGTTGTTCTTCGATGACGGTTTGACGATGAGTGAGAGTGAGAGAGGCCATCACGCCTATATAACgaccatcttgcaaattcttcgaAGCCCATCCCAAAATCTCTACCCTATGTTTCCCCCTTCCCCAAGTAGAGACTGACACATGCAACAGAAACGATAATATATTCTTGGAATGACGACGAGTGAGAGAGTCCATCACGCACGCCTATATAAACGACCATCCTGCAAGTACTACAGCTGCCCCGCAAGAGCCGCCAACCCAAACTCTGTAGCCTCTAGCAGCCATGGGAGCACAAGACTACTACTCCACGGCTCTGGCCGCCGCCGGCGTCGCGCTGCTCGCGATCTTCTCGTACTACCTGCTGCATGTGGGCCGCCGCGGGCaagggcagcgcggcggcggcggcaagcagCCGAAGCGGTACGCGCCCGTGGTGGGTACGGTGTTCCACCAGCTGTACCACGTCCGGCGGCTGCACGACTACCACACGGACCTGTTCCGCCAGCGCAAGACCTTCCAGCTGCTGGTGCCCGCCGGCCGGCGGCAGATTTACACGTGCGACCCCGCCGTGGTCGAGCACATCCTTAGGACCAACTTCGCCAACTACGGCAAGGTGAGCAGAGTGATAAAGCTTATTAAGCTTAGTATATATGCTTCCTCTGTTTGCATGTTACTTTTGTGCGCTGCAAATCTGGCCGAGGGGCTAGAACTTCGCCTAGCTACTAGGAAGACACGCGCACTCCCTCTCCGTCGTTGGCCTTTCCTCGGACGTCGCTCTTGAAGTTTTGAGCAACTTGTGGAGGCTGAGCGGCATCGCAAGATTGGGTTGGGGTGCCCTCCAGTCCTCCACCATACACTACGTATATACGCCAAAACTTTATAGCTGGCTGAACCGAGCTTGATCGGTGTTCGATATATACTAGCTAGAACTGTCCGCATCTCGATGTGTGCCTTGAGGAGTCAGGAAGCACACAAGAAGTTCACGGGAGAGGTAATACTTTGACATTTAGGACCAAGTTAGCATCCCTAATCCAACCCAATGTCTTGGATCGGAACATTGGGTTGGATTAGGGATGCTAATGCTATCAGGCGTCCTTCTCAAAGCAGTCAGCTCAGCAGATATTTTATTTTAATGATTTCTTTTTTAAGTCAGTCAGTTTTTGGCTGCTGTCTACTTTTTGTGGCCCGCTGTAACGAGCCTCTAAATTCCGATCCACCACGCAAAAGGATGGAAGAGATCCCTTTTTGGTTGGACAATGAATGGGCCTCCATAAAGCATGTCTTTTTCGTATGGACCTTTAATGGGCCTTCTAGAGCAGGCTATCTAGTCTAGTATCCGAATTTCCTTGTGTTTCCGGCAGATGATGAGGATGTGCGCTTCGTCTGAACCGTGCAGGGCACCTTCAACTACGAGAACATGGCTGACCTGCTCGGCGAAGGCATCTTCGCCGTGGACGGCGACAAGTGGAGGCAGCAGCGGAAGATCGCCAGCTACGACTTCTCCACGAGGGCGCTCCGCGAGTTCAGCGGCGCCGTCTTCAAGCGGAACGCCGCCAGGCTGGCCGGCATCGTCTCGGGAAACGCCGCGTCGGGGCAGCCCATGGAGTTCCAGGGCCTCGCGCTCAGGGCGACCATGGACTCCATCTTCACCATCGCCTTCGGCCTGGACCTCGACACGCTGCTGGGCGGCGGCTCGGGATCGGGGGAGGGGAGCCGCTTCGCCGCGGCGTTCGACGACGCCAGCGAGTTCACGCTGCTCCGCTACGTCAACGCCTTCTGGAGGGCGCAGAGGTTCCTCGGCGTCGGCTCCGAGGCCAAGCTCAGGCAGCGGGTCAAGATCGTCGACGAGTTCGTGTACAAGTGCATCCGCGACAGAGCACAGGAGCTCTCTGACAGCAAGGCGACCGAGGACGCTGTCCCTGTGAGTGTAAAGCCATCACCTTTCACCTGCTCAGCTGCTCTGCAACAGCTCCGTCCACCTGTTTCTGTCGAACTTGCTGCACTCTGAATGAACTGACACATCCATCCCTCGATCGCGCGATGTAGGATTCGAGGCAAGACATGCTGTCCAGATTCATCCCAACGGCGAGGAACGAAACCGGGACGGTGGACTACAAGTACCTGAGGGACATCATACTGAACATTGTCATCGCCGGCAAGGACACGACGGCGGGGGCACTTGCCTGGTTCCTCTACATGGCGTGCAAGCACCCGGAAATCCAGGAGAGGATCTGTCAAGAGGCCACAAAGGTGACCAACGCCAGCGAGACGGCAACCGTGGACGAGTTCGCGCAGAGCCTGACCGACGAGGCCCTGAACAAGATGCACTACCTGCACGCCACACTGACCGAGACGCTCAGGCTGTACCCATCGGTTCCTCTGGTGAGTAGGAGTACTAGTTCATGGCTTCGTGCTACACACTCTTGTCAGTAGTCACTGGAATTGAAAGGACACCCCTTTCTAGAATTTGAGCTACTGACCATGTTATTTCAGGATAACAAGCAGTGCTTCGAAGACGATGTCCTGCCTGACGGTTCTAGCGTGTGCAAGGGCGACATCGTGTTCTACGTCCCCTACGCCATGGGCCGGATGGAGTACCTCTGGGGCAAAGACGCTGAAGTCTTCCGGCCGGAGCGGTGGCTGGATCAGAATGGCGAATTCCAGCAGGAAAGCCCCTTCAAATTCACAGCGTTCCAAGTAAGATATGACTTCAGTTTTCTCAATCAAACGCCAATGCAATCATGCAGACCGTGTATCGGTGTATGTTCAGATGAACTCGTCTCGCGTCCTTATCCTTATGCGTTTCCACAGGCTGGTCCGAGGATATGCCTGGGAAAGGAGTTCGCGTACCGGCAGATGAAGGTCTTCGCGGCGGTGCTCCTCCGCTTCTTCGTGTTCCGCCTGCGCGACGGCGAGAAGGCGACCGTCAACTACCGGACCATGATCACGCTCCACATCGACGAGGGTCTGCATCTGACAGCGACGGCGAGATGAGGCCGGTCGCCTGGCCAGCAGTGGACACGTAGACGTAGTCGGCGCCTGCAGCTACGTACGCGAGCGACAGGTCCTTGACTCCTTGTATACATATATGCAAAGAAACGAAAACGAGCAGTGATAGTAGGCAACCACTTTGTGTACTGCGTCTTGTTGGGGAATAATAAGTTGCTTACTGTTTagccatgatttgataatgtggtgctatagtaaacaagtgctaatgacagattaattaggtttaataaatttatctc harbors:
- the LOC136528508 gene encoding cytochrome P450 704C1-like gives rise to the protein MGAQDYYSTALAAAGVALLAIFSYYLLHVGRRGQGQRGGGGKQPKRYAPVVGTVFHQLYHVRRLHDYHTDLFRQRKTFQLLVPAGRRQIYTCDPAVVEHILRTNFANYGKGTFNYENMADLLGEGIFAVDGDKWRQQRKIASYDFSTRALREFSGAVFKRNAARLAGIVSGNAASGQPMEFQGLALRATMDSIFTIAFGLDLDTLLGGGSGSGEGSRFAAAFDDASEFTLLRYVNAFWRAQRFLGVGSEAKLRQRVKIVDEFVYKCIRDRAQELSDSKATEDAVPDSRQDMLSRFIPTARNETGTVDYKYLRDIILNIVIAGKDTTAGALAWFLYMACKHPEIQERICQEATKVTNASETATVDEFAQSLTDEALNKMHYLHATLTETLRLYPSVPLDNKQCFEDDVLPDGSSVCKGDIVFYVPYAMGRMEYLWGKDAEVFRPERWLDQNGEFQQESPFKFTAFQAGPRICLGKEFAYRQMKVFAAVLLRFFVFRLRDGEKATVNYRTMITLHIDEGLHLTATAR